A window of Pseudodesulfovibrio hydrargyri contains these coding sequences:
- a CDS encoding TAXI family TRAP transporter solute-binding subunit: MRVLKLFGPLLALTLALGLVAPRPASAFDPATANNKVRFASMSVGGSWYIYAVTCTEAMKKVMPHLVVDVFPYQGGIGNPILVGSGKAEMGLSFSVASNWAYNGIVTYKGKPRKNLRALLGGLSSPYRIGVVVNEKLGVNSLEELLAKKGPIRLVTVQRGGLGEIMTSLILESYGVSYDDIKAWGGSVSHIDLGSAISQMKDGQADLFIHNMSYKMPNITEMCLRGGLQFLPIGDKQANYLAEKYGIMPKVYFEKGEFNGITEQVRSIGYPTSVIASSEMSDDMAYNIVKAICENKSMLVAAHASLAAFDPANAWKPEINGGIPLHPGAERYFKEKGYIQ; the protein is encoded by the coding sequence ATGCGAGTTCTTAAACTGTTTGGGCCTCTTTTGGCACTGACGCTGGCGCTTGGCCTTGTCGCCCCCAGGCCGGCCTCGGCATTCGACCCGGCGACCGCGAACAACAAGGTGCGTTTCGCCTCCATGTCCGTCGGCGGTTCCTGGTACATCTATGCCGTGACCTGCACCGAGGCCATGAAGAAAGTCATGCCCCACCTGGTCGTGGACGTGTTCCCCTACCAGGGCGGCATCGGCAACCCCATCCTCGTGGGCAGCGGCAAGGCCGAAATGGGCCTGTCGTTCTCCGTGGCCTCCAACTGGGCCTACAACGGCATCGTCACCTACAAGGGCAAACCGCGCAAGAACCTGCGTGCCCTGCTGGGCGGCCTCTCCAGCCCCTACCGCATCGGCGTGGTGGTCAACGAAAAGCTCGGCGTGAACTCCCTTGAGGAACTGCTGGCCAAGAAGGGGCCGATCCGGCTCGTGACCGTGCAGCGCGGCGGCCTGGGCGAGATCATGACCTCCCTGATCCTGGAATCGTACGGCGTGTCCTACGACGACATCAAGGCGTGGGGCGGCAGCGTCTCCCACATCGATCTCGGCAGCGCCATCTCCCAGATGAAGGACGGACAGGCCGACCTGTTCATCCACAACATGAGCTACAAGATGCCCAACATCACCGAGATGTGCCTGCGCGGCGGCCTGCAGTTCCTCCCCATCGGAGACAAGCAGGCCAACTACCTGGCCGAAAAGTACGGCATCATGCCCAAGGTGTACTTCGAGAAGGGTGAGTTCAACGGCATCACCGAACAGGTTCGCTCCATCGGCTACCCCACCAGCGTCATCGCCAGCTCCGAGATGAGCGACGATATGGCCTACAACATCGTCAAGGCCATCTGCGAGAACAAGTCCATGCTCGTGGCGGCGCACGCCTCCCTGGCCGCGTTCGATCCCGCGAACGCCTGGAAGCCGGAAATCAACGGCGGCATTCCCCTGCATCCCGGTGCCGAAAGGTACTTCAAGGAAAAAGGGTACATTCAATAA
- a CDS encoding acetate--CoA ligase family protein encodes MKGLIQQCLQEGHKVMPELEAQKLCAGHSIPCPPTQVAQDKDECVAIAQSIGYPVVMKVLSRQIVHKSDAGGVIVNIRNDEEMAAAFTKMNDAIKKNCPDAKIDGFVIQKMMPSGIEVVVGALRNSQFGPVVMFGMGGIYIEVFKDVEFRLAPLSKEEALRQIEETKIATVLKGVRGQAPCDIDALAELIVNVGKLICDFEEIKEIDFNPVLSYPDGCVAVDARIVIGD; translated from the coding sequence ATGAAAGGCCTTATTCAACAATGCCTGCAGGAAGGGCATAAGGTTATGCCGGAGCTCGAGGCGCAGAAACTCTGCGCCGGGCACTCCATCCCCTGCCCCCCCACGCAGGTCGCACAGGACAAGGACGAGTGCGTCGCCATCGCGCAGTCCATCGGCTACCCCGTGGTCATGAAGGTCCTGTCCCGCCAGATCGTCCACAAATCCGACGCCGGCGGCGTGATCGTCAACATCAGGAACGACGAGGAGATGGCCGCCGCCTTCACCAAGATGAACGACGCCATCAAGAAGAACTGCCCCGACGCCAAGATCGACGGCTTCGTCATCCAGAAGATGATGCCGTCCGGCATCGAGGTCGTGGTCGGCGCCCTGCGGAACTCTCAATTCGGCCCTGTCGTCATGTTCGGCATGGGCGGTATCTATATTGAAGTCTTCAAGGACGTGGAGTTCCGTCTTGCTCCCCTGAGCAAGGAGGAGGCCCTGCGCCAGATTGAGGAAACCAAGATTGCGACGGTGTTGAAAGGCGTGCGCGGGCAGGCCCCCTGCGACATCGACGCTCTTGCGGAACTTATCGTCAACGTAGGCAAACTTATCTGCGATTTCGAGGAAATCAAGGAGATCGATTTCAACCCGGTGCTGAGCTACCCGGATGGGTGCGTGGCTGTTGATGCCCGGATAGTCATCGGCGACTAG
- a CDS encoding NAD(P)/FAD-dependent oxidoreductase, giving the protein MSTQYVMIGAGPAAQSAAKVIRTADKDGEIVFITREETLPYSPVALPYLLDDMKSDALFAKGQQLLKDLNVSFVTGKEVAGVDANGKQVLFSDGSSQAYDKLLVATGASPIRIPVEGLTEEDTFVFRTFADYERLAANCCKGGDVLIYGAGLVSVELAEKLSHSGYNVTIVVRSHLLRRYFSPETVATLQKMFADKGVNIISGTTIASAKKNGGKYAVTLSNGETKDFDALVMALGVTPNLVQGLEVAGGGIKADQWLAAAEDVYVAGDVAAPADYTGTTYEPCPISPEAAKQGKIAGRNMTGEKQRYDGWVSMNYFRIFDENLFSIGEIEGQTKLDCEILSTGSDNKTLKLLFDKDVLVGVEGFGQKEAHPGVFAFLIRNRVSVGDNKELLLNKPRETALWLMQTYREEHKL; this is encoded by the coding sequence ATGAGTACCCAATACGTAATGATAGGCGCGGGCCCCGCCGCGCAATCCGCGGCCAAGGTTATCCGGACCGCCGATAAAGACGGGGAAATCGTGTTCATCACCCGGGAAGAGACCCTGCCCTATTCCCCCGTGGCCCTGCCCTACCTGCTCGACGACATGAAGAGCGACGCCCTCTTCGCCAAGGGACAGCAGCTGCTCAAGGACCTCAACGTGTCCTTCGTGACCGGCAAGGAAGTGGCCGGCGTGGACGCCAACGGCAAGCAGGTGCTGTTCTCCGACGGCAGCTCCCAGGCCTACGACAAGCTCCTGGTGGCCACCGGCGCCTCCCCCATCCGCATCCCGGTTGAGGGGCTGACCGAGGAGGACACCTTCGTCTTCCGGACCTTCGCCGACTACGAGCGCCTTGCGGCCAACTGCTGCAAGGGCGGGGACGTGCTGATCTACGGCGCAGGCCTTGTGTCCGTGGAGCTGGCCGAAAAACTCTCCCACTCCGGCTACAACGTGACCATCGTGGTGCGCAGCCATCTCCTGCGCCGCTACTTCAGCCCGGAGACCGTGGCCACCCTGCAGAAGATGTTCGCCGACAAGGGCGTGAACATCATCAGCGGCACCACCATCGCCTCCGCCAAGAAGAACGGCGGCAAGTACGCGGTCACGCTGTCCAACGGCGAGACCAAGGACTTCGACGCGCTGGTCATGGCCCTGGGCGTGACCCCCAACCTCGTCCAGGGGCTGGAAGTGGCCGGCGGCGGCATCAAGGCCGACCAATGGCTCGCCGCCGCCGAGGACGTGTACGTGGCGGGCGACGTTGCCGCCCCGGCCGACTACACCGGGACCACCTACGAGCCGTGCCCCATCTCCCCGGAAGCGGCCAAGCAGGGCAAGATCGCCGGCCGCAACATGACCGGCGAGAAGCAGCGCTACGACGGCTGGGTCTCCATGAACTACTTCCGCATCTTCGACGAGAACCTGTTCAGCATAGGCGAGATCGAAGGCCAGACCAAGCTGGACTGCGAAATCCTCAGCACCGGTAGCGACAACAAGACCCTGAAGCTGCTCTTCGACAAGGACGTCCTCGTCGGCGTCGAGGGCTTCGGTCAGAAGGAAGCGCACCCGGGCGTATTCGCTTTCCTTATCCGCAACCGTGTTTCGGTGGGTGACAACAAGGAACTGCTGCTCAACAAGCCCCGCGAGACGGCTTTGTGGCTGATGCAGACCTACCGCGAAGAACACAAACTGTAA
- a CDS encoding TRAP transporter permease: protein MTDWKENWRKYAVAVVAISVLILQVAAMYFTVVPVMAHRVSFVCLAMILLFLNKSESKTGSAINWLFIVLCLVDMAYVFMEADRIEMRIAFVEDLEPFDYFMGVTFIVMLLEGTRRIAGNVLFGLAAFFIAYGFAGPFLPGVLAHTGFNLTIFLESNTMTLGGVLGTATGAVVNYVFYFLLFTSFLEVSGGGQLFIDTAIWLAGRFRGGTGKAEIVSSSLMGMISGSAVANVVGVGSLTIPIMKENGFDKASAGAITAAAATGGQLMPPIMGAAAFVMAETTNIDYSHIVVAAALPAFFFYFGIFCQVDFYAQKNSLKGQSKEERPDILTSTKRYLHMMVPLGLLVYYIATGKSIMLAGFITTGLLIAISFLRRETWMTPSRILDGIVATVRGLPAITLPCATAGLIISAVIASSLGTKLSALFVTIAGGSIFLSLVAVMIVCIILGMGMPTISAYIIVAMLLVPSLIQLGVPLLAAHMFVFYFALMSFVTPPVALSAYTAAGIAGADASETGWNAFMFTFAGFIVPYVFAYNQGLLMDGSAFSILWVSITCGIGIWVLAGARMGWFLSSATMVERLLGAAFAFCLIIPNMLTDFIGLAGVALVLAFSFKKKRAELQVAV from the coding sequence ATGACGGACTGGAAGGAAAACTGGCGTAAGTACGCTGTTGCCGTGGTGGCGATAAGCGTATTAATTCTGCAAGTCGCAGCCATGTATTTTACGGTGGTGCCGGTCATGGCGCACCGCGTGAGCTTCGTGTGCCTAGCGATGATCCTGCTTTTCCTCAATAAGAGCGAAAGCAAAACCGGCTCGGCCATCAACTGGCTCTTCATCGTCCTCTGCCTGGTTGACATGGCCTACGTCTTCATGGAGGCGGACCGCATCGAAATGCGCATCGCCTTTGTCGAAGACCTGGAACCGTTTGACTACTTCATGGGCGTCACGTTCATCGTCATGCTCCTTGAAGGCACGCGGCGGATCGCCGGCAACGTGTTGTTCGGCCTGGCCGCGTTCTTCATCGCATACGGCTTTGCCGGGCCGTTCCTGCCCGGCGTGCTGGCCCATACCGGCTTCAACCTGACCATCTTTCTCGAGTCGAACACCATGACCCTGGGCGGCGTGCTCGGCACGGCCACCGGCGCCGTGGTCAACTACGTGTTCTACTTCCTGCTCTTCACCAGCTTCCTGGAAGTCTCGGGCGGCGGACAGCTGTTCATCGACACGGCCATCTGGCTGGCCGGCCGGTTCCGCGGCGGCACGGGCAAGGCCGAGATCGTCTCCAGCTCCCTCATGGGCATGATCAGCGGCAGCGCCGTGGCCAACGTCGTCGGCGTGGGTTCCCTGACCATTCCCATCATGAAGGAAAACGGGTTCGACAAGGCGAGCGCCGGCGCGATCACCGCGGCGGCCGCCACCGGCGGCCAGCTCATGCCCCCGATCATGGGCGCGGCGGCCTTCGTCATGGCGGAGACGACCAACATCGACTATTCGCACATCGTCGTCGCCGCGGCTCTCCCGGCCTTCTTCTTCTACTTCGGCATCTTCTGCCAGGTGGACTTCTACGCCCAGAAGAATTCCCTGAAGGGGCAGTCCAAGGAAGAGCGTCCCGATATCCTGACCTCGACCAAGAGATACCTGCACATGATGGTCCCTCTCGGCCTGCTCGTCTATTACATCGCCACCGGTAAATCCATCATGCTGGCCGGGTTCATCACCACCGGCCTGCTCATCGCGATCAGCTTCCTGCGCCGCGAGACGTGGATGACGCCCAGCAGGATCCTGGACGGCATCGTGGCCACCGTGCGCGGCCTGCCCGCCATCACCCTGCCCTGCGCCACGGCCGGCCTGATCATCAGCGCGGTCATCGCCTCGAGCCTGGGGACCAAGCTGTCCGCCCTATTCGTGACCATCGCCGGCGGGAGCATCTTCCTGTCCCTGGTGGCGGTCATGATCGTCTGCATCATCCTCGGCATGGGCATGCCCACCATCTCGGCCTACATCATCGTGGCCATGCTCCTGGTGCCCAGCCTGATCCAGCTTGGCGTGCCCCTGCTCGCGGCCCACATGTTCGTGTTCTACTTCGCGCTGATGTCCTTCGTCACGCCTCCGGTGGCCCTCTCGGCCTATACGGCGGCAGGCATAGCAGGGGCCGACGCGAGTGAAACCGGTTGGAATGCCTTCATGTTCACCTTCGCCGGTTTCATTGTGCCGTACGTCTTCGCCTACAACCAGGGCCTGCTCATGGACGGCAGCGCCTTCTCGATCCTGTGGGTTTCCATCACCTGCGGCATCGGCATCTGGGTGCTGGCCGGGGCCCGCATGGGCTGGTTCCTCAGCAGCGCCACCATGGTCGAGCGCCTGCTTGGAGCGGCCTTCGCCTTCTGCCTGATCATCCCCAACATGCTGACCGACTTCATCGGCCTCGCGGGCGTCGCCCTGGTTCTCGCCTTCTCCTTCAAGAAGAAGCGCGCCGAGCTTCAAGTCGCTGTGTAA
- a CDS encoding 2-oxoacid:acceptor oxidoreductase family protein, whose protein sequence is MSEIRLHGRGGQGTVMAAEMLANAFVLEGNYASVFPSFGIERRGSAVMAFVRYGDNPIREKTRVYHPEILLVLDPSLLEKPEIYKGFTKGGIIVSAGKHPETILNMGVEPSVIAMVDGMGIALEETGTNITNVIMLGAFAKATGLVSLDHVRTAVEGTFSGKLLAKNMVGLQRGFDETVLHQYDVERAAEKETYAFEEKITSCKEPEPMVFESSWSDCTDKVKIINTGEWRFKRPILDKDGCKQCGICAMYCPIGCISERPSGYFVPDFTYCKGCGVCANECPAHAIVMHFEEELQ, encoded by the coding sequence ATGTCAGAAATCAGATTACACGGGCGCGGTGGTCAGGGCACTGTCATGGCCGCCGAGATGCTCGCAAACGCGTTTGTACTGGAAGGGAACTACGCATCCGTATTTCCGTCCTTCGGCATCGAACGCCGCGGCTCGGCCGTCATGGCCTTCGTGCGCTACGGCGACAACCCCATCAGGGAGAAGACCAGGGTCTACCACCCGGAGATCCTCCTGGTCCTGGACCCGAGCCTGCTCGAAAAACCGGAGATCTACAAGGGCTTCACCAAGGGCGGCATCATCGTGTCCGCGGGCAAGCACCCCGAGACGATCCTGAACATGGGCGTGGAGCCTTCGGTCATCGCCATGGTCGACGGCATGGGCATCGCCCTTGAGGAGACCGGCACCAACATCACCAACGTGATCATGCTCGGCGCCTTTGCCAAGGCCACCGGCCTGGTCTCCCTGGACCACGTCCGGACCGCCGTGGAAGGCACCTTCTCCGGCAAGCTGCTGGCCAAGAACATGGTCGGCCTGCAGCGCGGCTTCGACGAGACCGTACTCCACCAGTACGACGTCGAGCGTGCCGCCGAAAAGGAAACGTACGCCTTCGAGGAAAAGATCACCTCCTGCAAGGAACCCGAGCCGATGGTCTTCGAGTCCTCCTGGTCGGATTGCACGGACAAGGTCAAGATCATCAATACCGGCGAATGGCGCTTCAAGCGGCCCATCCTGGACAAGGACGGCTGCAAGCAGTGCGGCATCTGCGCCATGTACTGTCCGATCGGCTGTATCTCCGAGCGGCCCAGCGGTTATTTCGTACCCGACTTCACCTATTGCAAAGGCTGCGGCGTCTGCGCCAACGAGTGTCCCGCCCACGCCATTGTCATGCATTTTGAGGAGGAACTGCAGTGA
- the porA gene encoding hypothetical protein, translated as MIKVLSGNKAAAHGVRLARPDVIAMYPITPQTPLAEELAHFHAVGEIDSEMIEVEGEHTAMSAITGAAVAGGRVFTATSSWGLSYMNEPLMYCAGMRVPAVMVDVTRETSSMRGVGGSRQDIMTARDCGWIMIEPENSQEVLDTVLMAYRLSEDPEVLLPVMVAYDGFFLSHQYERVDVPDQALVDKFLAPVADRSRRTTLETDRKRHFSISLAGLEFAYYRKQTLDALEHTKEVYEKVEQEFEAIFGRKYGMVDEYRTEDADIVFLTAGSSSGTVKTVVDSARERGIKVGCVRLRMFRPFPREALAKALEGKKAVACIERSICLGWDCGHLFQEARAVLPDLKNPPIMVDFIDGLSSLDITVDHIGKALAITIAAMNGEKVKECNWLIWE; from the coding sequence GTGATTAAAGTCTTAAGCGGAAACAAGGCCGCCGCGCACGGCGTGCGCCTGGCCCGGCCCGATGTCATTGCCATGTACCCCATCACTCCTCAGACGCCCCTGGCCGAGGAACTGGCCCACTTCCACGCCGTCGGCGAGATCGACAGCGAAATGATCGAGGTCGAGGGCGAGCACACCGCCATGAGCGCCATCACCGGCGCAGCGGTCGCCGGTGGACGCGTGTTCACCGCCACCTCCTCCTGGGGCCTCTCCTACATGAACGAACCGCTCATGTACTGTGCGGGCATGCGCGTCCCGGCCGTCATGGTCGACGTCACCCGCGAGACCTCGTCCATGCGCGGCGTGGGCGGCTCCCGCCAGGACATCATGACCGCCCGCGACTGCGGCTGGATCATGATCGAGCCCGAGAACAGCCAGGAAGTCCTGGACACCGTGCTCATGGCCTACCGCCTGTCCGAGGATCCGGAAGTCCTGCTCCCGGTCATGGTCGCCTACGACGGTTTCTTCCTCTCCCACCAGTACGAGCGGGTGGACGTGCCCGACCAGGCACTGGTCGACAAGTTCCTCGCCCCGGTGGCCGACCGTTCCAGAAGGACCACGCTCGAGACCGACCGCAAGCGTCACTTCTCGATCAGCCTGGCCGGTCTGGAATTCGCCTACTACCGCAAGCAGACCCTGGACGCCCTGGAGCACACCAAGGAAGTCTACGAGAAGGTGGAACAGGAATTCGAGGCCATCTTCGGCCGCAAGTACGGCATGGTGGACGAATACCGCACCGAAGACGCGGACATCGTCTTCCTGACCGCGGGCAGCTCGTCGGGCACGGTCAAGACCGTGGTGGACAGCGCCCGCGAGCGCGGCATCAAGGTCGGCTGCGTCCGCCTGCGCATGTTCCGCCCCTTCCCCAGAGAGGCCCTGGCCAAGGCTCTGGAAGGCAAGAAGGCCGTGGCCTGCATCGAGCGCAGCATCTGTCTGGGCTGGGACTGCGGCCACCTCTTCCAGGAAGCCCGCGCCGTCCTGCCGGACCTCAAGAATCCTCCCATCATGGTTGACTTTATCGATGGGCTTTCCAGTCTCGACATCACCGTGGACCACATCGGAAAGGCCCTGGCCATCACCATTGCCGCCATGAACGGCGAAAAGGTGAAAGAATGCAACTGGCTGATCTGGGAATAA
- a CDS encoding acetate--CoA ligase family protein — protein sequence MPDASINDFFTPRGVAIIGASTKKGSPNNQTLRYAIEMSKTGKVFPVHPKAEEIEGKKAYTSLLEIPDPVDLVVMAVGSKSALQVAQDVKTRRESKGDAGAVAIVTAGFKEMGTPEAIKLQDDMMEIMRSCGARVIGPNCQGIADFYNGVNTSFSLPPVTLKGGLSIVSQSGAFATSYLRWAKEQKMVGMNKFITLGNMADVDVTEILEYLGNDEKTKSIAMYLEGTPNARKLMEVAAKVTKKKPVSVLKAGRTAMGSDVAHSHTASIAGDDAIYDGAFKQAGMLRAQSIADFYHTGRVFDRMPLPKGNRICLLTVIGGPSTICVDALAAAGAGKLATFSESFKEKARAILAPAANVGAPDGYIDMTASVNPKMHTDIIKLIMEEDDIDAVLFLTSPPGFLEDEELANSIIDGYNSVPDSKKKPFLTALMAGNSVAKCRLIMEEHGMPTFDMPDEAARVMSNMIRYAEYRKNA from the coding sequence ATGCCTGATGCCAGCATCAATGACTTCTTTACCCCGCGTGGGGTTGCCATCATTGGGGCGTCCACCAAAAAGGGCAGTCCCAACAATCAGACTCTCAGATACGCCATCGAGATGAGCAAGACCGGCAAGGTCTTTCCCGTCCACCCCAAGGCCGAGGAGATCGAAGGAAAGAAGGCGTACACCTCTCTCCTGGAAATCCCGGACCCGGTCGACCTCGTGGTCATGGCCGTGGGCTCGAAGAGCGCCCTCCAGGTCGCCCAGGACGTGAAGACCCGCCGTGAAAGCAAGGGGGACGCGGGCGCCGTCGCCATCGTCACCGCCGGTTTCAAGGAAATGGGCACCCCGGAAGCGATCAAGCTTCAGGACGACATGATGGAGATCATGCGCTCCTGCGGCGCTCGGGTCATCGGCCCCAACTGCCAGGGGATCGCCGACTTCTATAATGGGGTGAACACCTCGTTCAGCCTGCCCCCCGTCACGCTGAAAGGCGGCCTGAGCATCGTCTCCCAGAGCGGCGCCTTCGCCACCTCGTACCTCCGTTGGGCCAAAGAGCAGAAAATGGTCGGGATGAACAAGTTCATCACCCTCGGCAACATGGCCGATGTGGATGTGACCGAAATCCTCGAATACCTGGGCAACGACGAGAAGACCAAGAGCATCGCCATGTACCTGGAAGGCACCCCCAATGCGCGCAAGCTGATGGAGGTCGCCGCCAAGGTGACGAAGAAGAAGCCCGTTTCCGTCCTGAAGGCGGGCAGAACCGCCATGGGATCGGACGTGGCGCATTCCCACACCGCGTCCATCGCCGGCGACGACGCCATCTACGACGGCGCGTTCAAGCAGGCCGGCATGCTCCGTGCCCAGTCCATCGCGGACTTCTACCATACGGGCCGCGTGTTCGACCGGATGCCCCTGCCCAAGGGGAACCGCATCTGTCTGCTCACGGTCATCGGCGGCCCCAGCACCATCTGCGTGGACGCCCTGGCCGCTGCCGGCGCGGGCAAGCTCGCCACGTTCAGCGAATCCTTCAAGGAGAAGGCGCGGGCGATTCTCGCCCCCGCGGCGAACGTCGGCGCTCCGGACGGCTATATCGACATGACCGCTTCGGTTAATCCGAAAATGCATACGGACATCATCAAGCTCATCATGGAAGAGGACGACATCGATGCGGTGCTGTTCCTCACCTCCCCCCCTGGCTTCCTGGAAGACGAGGAATTGGCCAACTCCATTATCGACGGCTACAACTCCGTCCCCGATTCCAAGAAGAAGCCCTTCCTCACCGCCCTCATGGCAGGCAACAGCGTGGCCAAATGCCGCCTCATCATGGAGGAGCACGGCATGCCCACCTTCGACATGCCCGACGAGGCCGCAAGGGTGATGAGCAATATGATCCGGTACGCCGAGTACCGGAAGAACGCCTAG
- a CDS encoding thiamine pyrophosphate-dependent enzyme, whose amino-acid sequence MDACVNRGAFPKQAMIERISLPERDFSTVSTCNQCSAGDCIDVCPTGAIVRKDDGVVTLDVAKCIGCGLCNMSCPYGGIMSVPTMHKSTKCDMCAHKDTPACVEACPQNTLSVKDTGKIFEQYNGDPYSPGLQFCAGCVMELVARVLLETLGDDVVLFGTPSCCVLSDKVKVPYYGTLMTNIASTASGVSRYFKKTGRETLCLALAGDGATADIGFGAVSAAAERNERMLYVCYDNEAYMNTGIQRSGTTPFGSWTNTTQIGSVDHGKSRAAKDVPVLIAEHGVPYAATATLAYMEDFIEKIQKAKEAAKHGFAYLHVFTPCPTGWKMPTNKAIEITRVAVETNYFPLWEAQNGDFRFTHQVQERAPIDTFIKYMKRFSHMDKEQVEILQGLVDRRYSKVSRLTLNNDPETL is encoded by the coding sequence ATGGACGCGTGCGTAAACCGCGGCGCCTTTCCCAAACAGGCCATGATCGAGCGTATCTCGCTCCCCGAAAGGGATTTCTCAACCGTCTCCACCTGCAACCAGTGCTCCGCGGGCGACTGTATCGACGTCTGCCCCACCGGCGCCATCGTCCGCAAGGATGACGGCGTGGTGACCCTGGATGTGGCCAAGTGCATCGGCTGCGGCCTGTGCAACATGAGCTGCCCCTACGGCGGCATCATGTCCGTGCCGACCATGCACAAGTCCACCAAGTGCGACATGTGCGCCCACAAGGACACCCCGGCCTGCGTCGAGGCCTGCCCGCAGAACACCCTGTCCGTGAAGGACACGGGCAAGATCTTCGAGCAGTACAACGGCGATCCGTACTCCCCGGGCCTGCAGTTCTGCGCCGGTTGCGTCATGGAGCTGGTGGCCCGCGTGCTCCTGGAGACCCTGGGCGACGACGTGGTGCTCTTCGGCACCCCGAGCTGCTGCGTACTCAGCGACAAGGTCAAGGTCCCTTACTACGGCACCCTGATGACCAACATCGCCTCCACGGCCAGCGGCGTCTCCCGCTACTTCAAGAAGACCGGACGCGAGACCCTCTGCCTGGCCCTGGCCGGTGACGGCGCCACCGCCGACATCGGTTTCGGCGCGGTTTCCGCCGCCGCGGAACGCAACGAGCGCATGCTCTACGTCTGCTACGACAACGAAGCCTACATGAACACCGGCATCCAGCGCAGCGGCACCACGCCGTTCGGCAGCTGGACCAACACCACCCAAATCGGTTCGGTGGACCACGGCAAGAGCCGTGCGGCCAAGGACGTGCCCGTGCTCATCGCCGAACACGGCGTTCCCTACGCCGCCACCGCGACCCTGGCCTACATGGAAGACTTCATCGAGAAGATCCAGAAGGCGAAGGAAGCCGCGAAACACGGATTCGCCTACCTGCACGTCTTCACCCCGTGCCCCACGGGTTGGAAGATGCCGACCAACAAGGCCATCGAGATCACCCGTGTCGCCGTGGAGACCAACTACTTCCCGCTCTGGGAAGCCCAGAACGGCGATTTCAGGTTTACCCATCAGGTGCAAGAACGCGCCCCCATCGACACGTTCATCAAGTACATGAAGCGGTTCTCGCACATGGACAAGGAACAGGTCGAAATCCTGCAGGGGCTTGTTGATAGACGCTATTCAAAAGTGAGCCGTCTGACTCTGAATAACGATCCGGAAACACTTTAA